The Arcobacter sp. F2176 DNA window TCCAAATCTTGATACATCGTATTTAGCAGCTGCCACTGACATAAACTCAATCCCACAACATGCTGTACCAAATACCATTGGCCATAATGAATATGATCTTGCCCAGTTTACTGCTTTGTCAAGTCTTGTTGTGATTACTGAATCACCTAATATTGATTCTGCTCCTACTCCCATGATAATGCCTTTTTCTTATAGATGTAAATTAAACCTGCAAATAATAATCCCATAAACATAAACATTTCGCCAAGACCTAAAAATCCTAGTTCTCTAATATTTACAGCCCATGGAAACATAAAAATTATTTCGACATCAAATAGTACAAATAAAATTGCTACTAAATAAAATTTGATACTAAACCTAAGTTTAGTCCCACCAACTGGGTTACTTACACCAGATTCATAAACGGTATTTTTTGATTTGTCCTCTTTGTTTTGAGGTCCAACAAATTTTGAAAGTATAAATATTGATACTACAACAATACCTATAACAACAAAAATTGCTGCTGACAATAATAGTTCATTTGACATGCTTAATCCATT harbors:
- a CDS encoding NADH-quinone oxidoreductase subunit A, translating into MSNELLLSAAIFVVIGIVVVSIFILSKFVGPQNKEDKSKNTVYESGVSNPVGGTKLRFSIKFYLVAILFVLFDVEIIFMFPWAVNIRELGFLGLGEMFMFMGLLFAGLIYIYKKKALSWE